GTCGAAGCCATAGCTACAGGTCTTTTTTGTGGTATTAATATTTATTATCAGCTGATTGATGAAGATCAGGTTTTGTTTCCTAGGGAAACCGCCATAGGAGCCCTCTGCAATTATTTAACTGATCCGATAAATGGCGAGTCATTTCAACCAATGAATTTTAATTTTGGTCTTCTCCCAAGCCTTGACGGAAGACATAGCAAAAAAAAGCGTGCTGAACTTAAATCAAACATTTCTCTTGTTTCTATCAAAGATTTTTCCCGGAGAATTTCTGCAGTTCATCAGGGCTAAATTAATTTTTAATCAAATTTGCAATATAAGTGATATAATATAATAATTTAAAACATACTTTAATAACTCAGTTTGGCATACTTAACGCTATGAATGAAGAGATAAAAATATTTCTAACGTATATAGAATCTGAAAGAGGTCTTTCAGAGCATACTGTAAGAAATTATTGCAGTGATATTCTGCAGTTCCAGTCTTTTTTTGAAGACTTGAAGAAAAATAAATCTGTTTCTGAAATAACTCCATCGGATGTAAGGGAATTCCTTAGTTCGGTTATGAAGAAAGGCGATAGAAGGACTTCAGTGGCTAGAAAACTTTCAGCGTTACGGAGTTTCTTCAATTTTCTGCACAAAGAAGGAATAATTGAGAAGAATCCTGCAGCGGAACTCAGCATTCCAAAAATGCCTAAGAGACTTCCCCTGTTTCTTAATGTCGATGAGGTTTTCAGAATGCTTGACCAAAAAAATGATGAGAGTTTCACCAATATTCGTGATATTGCAATACTTGAATTTCTTTATGGAACAGGGATTAGGGTAGGAGAGCTTGTTTCAATCGATAATAGACAGATTGATTTTAACAGCATGACTGTAAAGATTCTGGGAAAAGGAAAAAAAGAGAGGATAGTCGTATTTGGCGATAAAGCCGCTCAGGCATTAACTAATTATATGGCATTAAAAGATGGGATGGGTTTGCAGGTAAGTTCAGATGCACTTTTCGTAAACAGGAGAGGGGGAAGGTTGACAGCGAGGTCAGTCGGCAGGATAGTTGAAAAATATGTTAAGCTTTGCGGCATAAGTAAAAAAATAAGCCCCCACAAACTAAGGCATACATTTGCAACCCATCTTCTCAATGCAGGGGCTGATTTACGTACTATACAGGAACTGCTTGGACATTCTAATCTTTCAACTACTCAGAAATATACTCATGTAGGAATTGAAAAATTGGTCGAGACGTACGATAAATTTCACCCCAGAGCAAAAGCAAAGAACTGAGATAACAGAGAAGGGAATAAGCTATGAAAAAAAGATTCAGAGGTACGACGATTCTGTGTGTAAGAAGGAATGGCAAAGTCGCAATGGCAGGTGATGGTCAGGTTACATTTGCCAATTCCATGATTATGAAAAGATCGGCAAAAAAGGTGAGAAGGCTTTTTAAGGAAAAAATACTGGCCGGTTTTTCAGGATCTTCCGCAGATGCCCTTACCTTGCTTACCAAATTCGAGGAAAAGCTTGAGGAGCACAGAGGTAATCTGTCCAGAGCAGCAGTTGAGCTTGCACGCGATTGGCGTAAAGACAAGATACTGACTAAGCTTGAAGCGTTGATTATAGTTTCTGATCAGAACAGTACGTTTGTTATCTCAGGAACAGGTGATGTGATTGAGCCGGATGATGATTTTATTGCTATCGGTTCCGGGGGAGCATATGCGCTGGCTGCGGCAAAGGCGCTTATGCTTAAGACAGATCTTTCTGCGGCAGAGATAGTAAAGGAAGCAATGGCTATAGCTTCGTCTATATGTATATACACAAATGACCAGATCACTCTTGAGGAAATATGAAAGGTAAGGAAAAAATGGATGCATTGACCCCTAATGAAATAGTTGAAGAACTTGATAAATATATAGTCGGTCAGAACGAAGCAAAGAGAGCGGTTGCAATAGCAATGCGTAACCGCTGGCGCAGGCAGCAGCTCCCGCTGGAGCTGAGAGAGGAAGTAGCGCCTAAAAATATAATAATGATAGGACCTACTGGTGTAGGAAAAACAGAAATTGCCCGTCGTCTTGCAAAGTTGGCAGAAGCACCTTTCCTTAAAATTGAAGCCTCAAAGTTTACAGAGGTTGGATATGTGGGCCGCGATGTAGAATCGATGATAAGGGATCTGGTCGAACTTGGAGTCAAGATGGTGAAAGATGAGGAGGAAAACAAGGTAAAGGAAAAAGCGGAACAGATTGCCGAGGAAAGACTTCTTGATATGATTTTGCCTCCATTAAAAAGAAAAGAGCGTGGGGCATCTACCGAGGAAATTCAAAATATTGAAAAAGAAAATGATGATTTCAA
The sequence above is drawn from the Candidatus Schekmanbacteria bacterium genome and encodes:
- the xerC gene encoding tyrosine recombinase XerC produces the protein MNEEIKIFLTYIESERGLSEHTVRNYCSDILQFQSFFEDLKKNKSVSEITPSDVREFLSSVMKKGDRRTSVARKLSALRSFFNFLHKEGIIEKNPAAELSIPKMPKRLPLFLNVDEVFRMLDQKNDESFTNIRDIAILEFLYGTGIRVGELVSIDNRQIDFNSMTVKILGKGKKERIVVFGDKAAQALTNYMALKDGMGLQVSSDALFVNRRGGRLTARSVGRIVEKYVKLCGISKKISPHKLRHTFATHLLNAGADLRTIQELLGHSNLSTTQKYTHVGIEKLVETYDKFHPRAKAKN
- the hslV gene encoding ATP-dependent protease subunit HslV, whose product is MKKRFRGTTILCVRRNGKVAMAGDGQVTFANSMIMKRSAKKVRRLFKEKILAGFSGSSADALTLLTKFEEKLEEHRGNLSRAAVELARDWRKDKILTKLEALIIVSDQNSTFVISGTGDVIEPDDDFIAIGSGGAYALAAAKALMLKTDLSAAEIVKEAMAIASSICIYTNDQITLEEI